In the genome of Streptomyces globosus, one region contains:
- a CDS encoding Rv3235 family protein, translated as MTARTAHTTRPPARRDRRGPRPARPSRPVRPRGPHDWFAEQLLAVVSGQRPVHSLLGLTVGPAYDQLVSLAPSGPLRRRLRPVLRHCGRFHPGPGVIEAFARIATGERVSAMAFRLEQGPDLRWRCAAVEIRGPRP; from the coding sequence ATGACCGCACGGACCGCGCACACCACCAGGCCGCCCGCCCGCCGCGACCGGCGCGGCCCCCGCCCCGCCCGCCCCTCACGGCCCGTACGGCCCCGCGGCCCGCACGACTGGTTCGCGGAGCAGCTGCTCGCCGTCGTCTCCGGCCAGCGCCCCGTGCACTCCCTGCTCGGCCTGACCGTCGGACCGGCCTACGACCAGCTCGTGAGCCTCGCCCCCAGCGGCCCGCTGCGCCGCCGCTTACGGCCCGTCCTGCGCCACTGCGGCCGCTTCCACCCAGGGCCCGGGGTCATCGAGGCCTTCGCCCGCATCGCCACCGGCGAGCGGGTCTCCGCGATGGCGTTCCGCCTGGAGCAGGGCCCCGACCTGCGCTGGCGGTGCGCCGCGGTGGAGATCCGCGGCCCGCGGCCGTGA
- the secA gene encoding preprotein translocase subunit SecA, protein MSVFNKLMRAGEGKILRKLHRIADQVNSIEEDFVNLSDAELRALTDEYKQRYQDGESLDDLLPEAFATVREAAKRVLGQRHYDVQLMGGAALHLGYVAEMKTGEGKTLVGTLPAYLNALSGKGVHLITVNDYLAERDSEMMGRVHKFLGLSVGCILANMSPAQRREQYNCDITYGTNNEFGFDYLRDNMAWSKDELVQRGHNFAVVDEVDSILVDEARTPLIISGPADQATKWYGDFAKLVTRLTKGEPGNPLKGIEETGDYEVDEKKRTVGIHEAGVAKVEDWLGIDNLYESVNTPLVGYLNNAIKAKELFKKDKDYVVIDGEVMIVDEHTGRILAGRRYNEGMHQAIEAKEGVDIKDENQTLATITLQNFFRLYSKLSGMTGTAMTEAAEFHQIYKLGVVPIPTNRPMQRVDQADLIYRTEVAKFAAVVDDIAEKHEKGQPILVGTTSVEKSEYLSRQLSKRGIPHEVLNAKQHDREAAIVAQAGRRGAVTVATNMAGRGTDIKLGGNPDDLAEAELRQQGLDPEEHIEEWAAALPAALQRAEAAVKAEFEEVKALGGLYVLGTERHESRRIDNQLRGRSGRQGDPGESRFYLSLGDDLMRLFKAQMVERVMAMANVPDDVPIENKMVTRAIASAQSQVETQNFETRKNVLKYDEVLNSQREVIYGERRRVLEGEDLHEQVRFFMDDTIDAYIAAETVEGFAEEWDLDRLWGAFKQLYPIKVTIEELEDAAGDRAGITAEFIAESVKDDIHEQYAAREKALGSDIMRELERRVVLSVLDRKWREHLYEMDYLQEGIGLRAMAQKDPLVEYQREGFDMFNAMMEGIKEESVGYLFNLEVQVEQQVEEVPVQDAAPSLAKEPAGARPEIRAKGLDAPQRPDRLHFSAPTVDGEGGVVEGDFDSDGQAGDGMTRAERRKAQKAAGGRRRKK, encoded by the coding sequence GTGTCCGTCTTCAACAAGCTCATGCGTGCAGGCGAAGGCAAGATCCTGCGCAAACTGCACCGCATCGCGGACCAGGTCAACTCCATCGAAGAGGACTTCGTCAACCTCTCCGACGCCGAGTTGCGGGCGCTCACGGACGAGTACAAGCAGCGCTACCAGGACGGCGAGAGCCTCGACGACCTGCTGCCGGAGGCCTTCGCCACGGTCCGCGAGGCCGCGAAGCGCGTCCTGGGCCAGCGGCACTACGACGTCCAGCTCATGGGCGGTGCGGCGCTGCACCTCGGCTACGTGGCGGAGATGAAGACCGGTGAGGGCAAGACCCTCGTCGGCACCCTGCCCGCGTACCTGAACGCACTGTCCGGCAAGGGCGTCCACCTGATCACGGTGAACGACTACCTGGCCGAGCGCGACTCCGAGATGATGGGCCGCGTCCACAAGTTCCTCGGCCTGAGCGTGGGCTGCATCCTGGCGAACATGTCGCCGGCGCAGCGCCGCGAGCAGTACAACTGCGACATCACCTACGGCACGAACAACGAGTTCGGCTTCGACTACCTGCGCGACAACATGGCGTGGTCGAAGGACGAGCTGGTGCAGCGCGGCCACAACTTCGCCGTGGTCGACGAGGTCGACTCGATCCTCGTGGACGAGGCCCGCACCCCGCTGATCATCTCCGGCCCGGCCGACCAGGCCACCAAGTGGTACGGGGACTTCGCGAAGCTGGTCACCCGCCTGACCAAGGGCGAGCCGGGCAACCCGCTCAAGGGCATCGAGGAGACCGGCGACTACGAGGTCGACGAGAAGAAGCGCACCGTCGGCATCCACGAGGCGGGCGTCGCGAAGGTCGAGGACTGGCTCGGCATCGACAACCTCTACGAGTCGGTGAACACCCCGCTCGTCGGCTACCTGAACAACGCCATCAAGGCGAAGGAACTGTTCAAGAAGGACAAGGACTACGTCGTCATCGACGGCGAAGTCATGATCGTCGACGAGCACACCGGCCGTATCCTCGCCGGCCGCCGCTACAACGAGGGCATGCACCAGGCGATCGAGGCGAAGGAGGGGGTGGACATCAAGGACGAGAACCAGACGCTCGCCACGATCACCCTCCAGAACTTCTTCCGCCTGTACTCGAAGCTGTCGGGCATGACCGGTACGGCCATGACCGAGGCCGCCGAGTTCCACCAGATCTACAAGCTGGGCGTCGTCCCGATCCCGACGAACCGGCCGATGCAGCGCGTCGACCAGGCCGACCTGATCTACCGGACCGAGGTCGCGAAGTTCGCCGCCGTCGTCGACGACATCGCGGAGAAGCACGAGAAGGGCCAGCCGATCCTCGTCGGCACCACCTCCGTCGAGAAGTCCGAGTACCTCTCGCGGCAGCTGTCCAAGCGGGGCATCCCGCACGAGGTCCTCAACGCCAAGCAGCACGACCGCGAGGCCGCGATCGTCGCCCAGGCGGGCCGCCGCGGCGCCGTCACCGTCGCCACGAACATGGCCGGCCGCGGCACCGACATCAAGCTCGGCGGCAACCCCGACGACCTCGCCGAGGCCGAGCTGCGCCAGCAGGGCCTCGACCCCGAGGAGCACATCGAGGAGTGGGCGGCCGCGCTGCCCGCCGCCCTCCAGCGCGCCGAGGCAGCCGTCAAGGCCGAGTTCGAGGAGGTCAAGGCGCTCGGCGGGCTGTACGTGCTGGGCACCGAGCGGCACGAGTCGCGCCGTATCGACAACCAGCTGCGCGGCCGCTCCGGCCGTCAGGGCGACCCGGGCGAGTCCCGCTTCTACCTGTCGCTGGGCGACGACCTGATGCGCCTGTTCAAGGCGCAGATGGTGGAGCGCGTCATGGCGATGGCGAACGTGCCGGACGACGTGCCGATCGAGAACAAGATGGTGACGCGCGCCATCGCCTCGGCGCAGTCGCAGGTCGAGACCCAGAACTTCGAGACCCGCAAGAACGTCCTGAAGTACGACGAGGTCCTCAACAGCCAGCGCGAGGTCATCTACGGCGAGCGCCGCCGCGTCCTGGAGGGCGAGGACCTGCACGAGCAGGTGCGCTTCTTCATGGACGACACGATCGACGCGTACATCGCGGCCGAGACGGTCGAGGGCTTCGCCGAGGAGTGGGACCTGGACCGGCTGTGGGGTGCGTTCAAGCAGCTCTACCCGATCAAGGTCACGATCGAGGAGCTGGAGGACGCGGCGGGCGACCGGGCCGGCATCACCGCCGAGTTCATCGCCGAGTCCGTCAAGGACGACATCCACGAGCAGTACGCGGCGCGCGAGAAGGCGCTCGGCTCGGACATCATGCGCGAGCTGGAGCGGCGCGTGGTGCTGTCGGTGCTGGACCGCAAGTGGCGCGAGCACCTCTACGAGATGGACTACCTCCAGGAGGGCATCGGCCTGCGGGCCATGGCGCAGAAGGACCCGCTGGTCGAGTACCAGCGCGAGGGCTTCGACATGTTCAACGCCATGATGGAGGGCATCAAGGAGGAGTCCGTCGGCTACCTGTTCAACCTGGAGGTCCAGGTCGAGCAGCAGGTCGAGGAGGTGCCGGTGCAGGACGCGGCGCCGTCCCTGGCCAAGGAGCCGGCGGGGGCCCGCCCGGAGATCCGCGCGAAGGGCCTGGACGCCCCGCAGCGGCCGGACCGCCTGCACTTCTCGGCGCCGACGGTCGACGGGGAGGGCGGTGTGGTCGAGGGCGACTTCGACTCCGACGGCCAGGCGGGCGACGGCATGACGCGCGCCGAGCGCCGCAAGGCGCAGAAGGCGGCCGGCGGCCGCCGCCGCAAGAAGTAG
- a CDS encoding winged helix-turn-helix domain-containing protein — MTTPAAAAVSLSADEARRIALRAQGFLGAPDRRAGVRGMLRRLGAVQLDTISVLARSHELVPYARLGAVGRGTVEAAYWSQGHAFEYWSHAACILPMEEWPHFAFRRRANRARGHRWHILADQDRSTRAVRDRLRAEGPLTSTGLGGAKNGGEWFQWSETKIAVEWLLDIGEVVCTERRSWKRVYDLAERAVPGALFHDGLDDRECLRRLVALAGQSLGVGTRADIADYHRLKGEQVDAVIADSGLVPVEVEGWGKPAWADPAALAAAPRGRHRTTLLSPFDSLVWDRARTERVFGFTHRLEAYVPKAQRIHGYFAMPLLAGGRLRGRVDPAREGSTLVARQLSLTSPGDARHMAAALREAAEWVGCDAVRVERAATPQEAAAVTAELAAL; from the coding sequence ATGACCACCCCCGCCGCAGCAGCCGTGTCCCTCTCCGCCGACGAAGCCCGCAGGATCGCCCTGCGCGCCCAGGGGTTCCTCGGGGCCCCCGACCGGCGGGCCGGGGTGCGGGGCATGCTGCGCCGCCTCGGCGCCGTCCAGCTCGACACGATCTCGGTCCTGGCCCGCTCGCACGAGCTCGTCCCGTACGCCCGCCTCGGCGCGGTCGGCCGCGGGACCGTCGAGGCGGCGTACTGGTCGCAGGGCCACGCCTTCGAGTACTGGTCGCACGCGGCCTGCATCCTGCCCATGGAGGAGTGGCCCCACTTCGCCTTCCGGCGGCGCGCCAACCGGGCCCGCGGCCACCGCTGGCACATCCTCGCCGACCAGGACCGCTCCACCCGGGCCGTACGGGACCGCCTCCGGGCGGAGGGGCCGCTGACCTCGACCGGGCTGGGCGGCGCCAAGAACGGCGGCGAGTGGTTCCAGTGGTCCGAGACCAAGATCGCGGTGGAGTGGCTGCTCGACATCGGCGAGGTCGTCTGCACCGAGCGGCGCAGCTGGAAGCGCGTGTACGACCTGGCCGAGCGGGCCGTTCCCGGCGCCCTGTTCCACGACGGACTCGACGACCGGGAGTGCCTGCGCCGCCTGGTCGCGCTGGCCGGGCAGAGCCTGGGCGTCGGCACCCGCGCCGACATCGCCGACTACCACCGCCTCAAGGGCGAGCAGGTCGACGCGGTCATCGCGGACTCGGGCCTGGTCCCCGTCGAGGTCGAGGGCTGGGGCAAGCCGGCCTGGGCGGACCCGGCCGCCCTGGCCGCCGCCCCGCGCGGCCGCCACCGCACCACCCTGCTGTCCCCGTTCGACTCCCTGGTGTGGGACCGGGCGCGCACCGAGCGGGTCTTCGGCTTCACGCACCGGCTGGAGGCCTACGTCCCCAAGGCACAGCGGATACACGGCTACTTCGCGATGCCGCTGCTGGCGGGCGGGCGGCTGCGCGGCCGGGTCGACCCGGCCCGCGAGGGCAGCACGCTGGTGGCCCGGCAGCTGTCGCTGACCTCCCCCGGGGACGCCCGGCACATGGCGGCGGCCCTGCGCGAGGCGGCCGAGTGGGTCGGCTGCGACGCCGTCCGCGTCGAGCGCGCGGCCACTCCGCAGGAGGCGGCCGCCGTCACGGCGGAGCTGGCCGCGCTCTGA
- a CDS encoding response regulator has protein sequence MADGFGPERGEDGGEPIRVLVVDDHALFRRGLEIVLAHEEDIQVVGEAGDGAEAVDKAADLLPDIVLMDVRMPRRGGIEACTSIKEVAPSAKIIMLTISDEEADLYDAIKAGATGYLLKEISTDEVATAIRAVADGQSQISPSMASKLLTEFKSMIQRTDERRLVPAPRLTDRELEVLKLVATGMNNRDIAKELFISENTVKNHVRNILEKLQLHSRMEAVVYAMREKILEIR, from the coding sequence ATGGCGGACGGTTTCGGGCCGGAGCGCGGCGAAGACGGCGGTGAGCCGATCCGGGTGCTCGTCGTCGACGACCATGCCCTGTTCCGGCGCGGGCTGGAGATCGTCCTCGCGCACGAGGAGGACATCCAGGTCGTCGGCGAGGCCGGGGACGGAGCGGAGGCGGTGGACAAGGCGGCGGACCTGCTGCCGGACATCGTGCTGATGGACGTGCGGATGCCGCGCCGCGGCGGGATCGAGGCATGCACCTCGATCAAGGAGGTGGCCCCCTCCGCGAAGATCATCATGCTGACGATCAGCGACGAGGAGGCCGACCTCTACGACGCGATCAAGGCGGGGGCGACGGGCTACCTGCTGAAGGAGATCTCCACGGACGAGGTGGCCACCGCGATCCGCGCGGTGGCGGACGGGCAGTCGCAGATCAGCCCCTCAATGGCGTCGAAGCTGCTGACCGAGTTCAAGTCGATGATCCAGCGGACCGACGAGCGCCGGCTGGTCCCGGCGCCGCGGCTCACCGACCGCGAGCTGGAGGTCCTCAAGCTGGTCGCGACGGGGATGAACAACCGGGACATCGCCAAGGAGTTGTTCATCTCCGAGAACACGGTGAAGAACCACGTCCGCAACATCCTGGAGAAGCTCCAGCTGCACTCCCGGATGGAAGCGGTCGTGTACGCCATGCGCGAGAAGATCCTGGAGATCCGCTAG
- a CDS encoding GNAT family N-acetyltransferase, translating to MEPITLSTDRLVLRPWEPEDADAVHRACQDPGIQRWTSVPAPYEIGHARAWTGEIAPAGWREDTEYSFGIRLAGPGTLVGAVGLHVRGPAAYEVGYWTAAGHRGRGYAAEAVGAAARWAFTALGAGRVEWRAEVGNAGSRAVAEKAGFRVEGVLRAALAVRGTWRDCWVGGLLPADLGMESALPHLPARGHGPAVSTAS from the coding sequence ATGGAACCCATCACCCTGAGCACCGACCGGCTGGTCCTGCGCCCCTGGGAGCCCGAGGACGCCGACGCCGTCCACCGCGCCTGCCAGGACCCCGGCATCCAGCGCTGGACCTCCGTCCCCGCCCCGTACGAGATCGGGCACGCCCGCGCCTGGACCGGCGAGATCGCGCCGGCCGGCTGGCGGGAGGACACCGAGTACTCCTTCGGCATCCGCCTCGCCGGCCCCGGCACCCTCGTCGGAGCGGTCGGACTGCATGTGCGCGGCCCCGCCGCCTACGAGGTCGGCTACTGGACGGCCGCCGGGCACCGCGGCCGCGGGTACGCCGCCGAGGCCGTCGGCGCGGCCGCCCGCTGGGCCTTCACCGCGCTCGGCGCCGGCCGGGTCGAGTGGCGGGCCGAGGTCGGCAACGCCGGATCCCGGGCCGTCGCGGAGAAGGCCGGATTCCGCGTCGAGGGCGTCCTGCGGGCCGCCCTGGCGGTCCGCGGCACCTGGCGCGACTGCTGGGTGGGCGGCCTCCTCCCCGCCGACCTCGGCATGGAGTCCGCGCTCCCCCACCTCCCGGCCCGGGGCCACGGACCCGCTGTCAGTACCGCGTCCTAG
- a CDS encoding DUF6912 family protein, with protein MRVYVPLTLPGLAEVHQAGELGGDPLRGYAVTPGLREWYVSDDLEELEYAALGRAAEASLRLLAEDAAAPRKRVVVAFDVAEQAAAPVPGSDGPALGQVALSGPVRLAAAAAVHVDADDAVADVAAAAEAVGAADAGDDAARPALDGAEDHELLWFGVQEIPGLLA; from the coding sequence ATGCGCGTGTACGTCCCCCTGACCCTGCCCGGGCTCGCCGAGGTGCACCAGGCGGGTGAGCTGGGCGGCGACCCGCTGCGCGGGTACGCCGTCACGCCCGGCCTGCGCGAGTGGTACGTGTCGGACGACCTCGAAGAGCTGGAGTACGCGGCCCTCGGCCGCGCCGCCGAGGCCTCGCTGCGGCTGCTCGCCGAGGACGCCGCCGCCCCGCGCAAGCGCGTCGTCGTCGCCTTCGACGTCGCCGAGCAGGCCGCCGCCCCCGTCCCCGGCTCCGACGGCCCCGCGCTCGGCCAGGTCGCCCTGTCCGGGCCGGTGCGGCTCGCCGCTGCCGCCGCCGTGCACGTCGACGCCGACGACGCCGTCGCCGACGTGGCGGCCGCCGCCGAGGCCGTGGGCGCCGCCGACGCGGGCGACGACGCCGCCCGCCCGGCCCTCGACGGCGCCGAGGACCACGAACTGCTGTGGTTCGGCGTGCAGGAGATCCCGGGACTGCTGGCATGA
- a CDS encoding HAD family hydrolase, translated as MTGGPASARRHIVWDWNGTLLHDIHAVIAATNASFAEFGFAPITLERYRELYVVPVPKFYERLMGRLPTDTEWAVMDEAFHRHYWAAAEEAGLTDGARGLLAEWEADGLTQSLLSLAPHDRLVPLVRRYGIERHFLRVDGRTGPSHTSKAGHLVRHMEALAARGVAPEHTVLIGDAVDDASAAAHVGARAVLYTGGSHSRSSLESAGVPVVDSLAEAVRTARELAE; from the coding sequence ATGACCGGCGGCCCGGCGTCCGCGCGCCGCCACATCGTCTGGGACTGGAACGGCACGCTCCTGCACGACATCCACGCCGTGATCGCGGCGACGAACGCCTCCTTCGCCGAGTTCGGCTTCGCGCCCATCACCCTGGAGCGCTACCGGGAGCTGTACGTCGTACCGGTGCCGAAGTTCTACGAGCGCCTCATGGGCCGGCTGCCCACCGACACCGAGTGGGCCGTCATGGACGAGGCCTTCCACCGCCACTACTGGGCCGCCGCCGAGGAGGCCGGGCTCACCGACGGGGCCCGCGGGCTGCTCGCGGAGTGGGAGGCCGACGGCCTCACCCAGTCCCTGCTGTCGCTCGCGCCCCACGACCGCCTCGTCCCGCTCGTGCGCCGGTACGGCATCGAGCGGCACTTCCTGCGCGTCGACGGCCGCACCGGCCCCTCCCACACCTCAAAGGCCGGCCACCTCGTGCGCCACATGGAGGCCCTCGCCGCCCGCGGCGTGGCACCCGAGCACACGGTCCTCATCGGAGACGCGGTCGACGATGCCTCGGCCGCCGCCCACGTAGGCGCTCGGGCCGTCCTCTACACGGGTGGTTCGCACAGCCGCTCCAGTCTGGAATCAGCCGGTGTCCCCGTCGTGGACAGCCTGGCAGAGGCCGTACGCACTGCTCGCGAGCTGGCCGAATAG